One window of Papaver somniferum cultivar HN1 chromosome 9, ASM357369v1, whole genome shotgun sequence genomic DNA carries:
- the LOC113309934 gene encoding histone H2A: METPGGKAKKGFAGRRGGGPKKKAVTRSVKAGLQFPVGRIGRYLKKGRYAQRVGSGAPVYLAAVLEYLAAEVLELAGNAARDNKKTRIIPRHVLLAVRNDEELGKLLSGVTIAHGGVLPNINPILLPKKTAEKASTAKEPKSPKAGKSPKKA; the protein is encoded by the exons ATGGAGACACCAGGAGGAAAAGCAAAGAAAGGATTTGCAGGAAGAAGAGGTGGTGGTCCTAAAAAGAAAGCAGTCACAAGATCAGTCAAAGCTGGTTTGCAATTCCCAGTTGGTAGAATCGGAAGATATCTTAAGAAAGGTCGATATGCTCAACGTGTTGGTAGTGGTGCCCCTGTTTATCTCGCCGCAGTTCTTGAATACCTCGCAGCTGAG GTgttggaattggctggaaatgcaGCTAGGGATAACAAGAAGACAAGAATTATACCAAGGCATGTGTTATTAGCTGTAAGAAATGATGAAGAACTTGGGAAGCTTTTATCAGGTGTTACCATTGCTCATGGAGGAGTTCTACCAAATATTAACCCAATTTTATTGCCAAAGAAAACTGCTGAAAAAGCATCTACTGCTAAAGAGCCAAAGTCTCCAAAAGCTGGAAAATCACCTAAAAAGGCATAA
- the LOC113309933 gene encoding uncharacterized protein LOC113309933, producing MYDPRRRKMISQIVVHTFKTLFLLFLPSRIDDCLLVLCITYFTFSNSHIRKENVVELSSSVCVDDDESYKFGKRSFVCFRKKYPSIGLSCENLQKRAYFFAIKVDSQNSQRKHQRVSFATAGPEQWVRQR from the coding sequence ATGTACGAtcccagaagaagaaaaatgatatCACAGATAGTCGTGCACACTTTCAAAACcctcttcttgttgtttctgcCTAGCAGAATTGACGACTGTTTACTTGTGCTGTGCATCACATATTTCACATTCTCAAATTCCCATATTAGAAAAGAAAATGTGGttgaactttcaagttctgtttgTGTGGATGACGACGAGTCTTATAAATTTGGTAAAAGATCATTTGTTTGTTTTAGGAAAAAATATCCATCTATTGGACTGTCCTGTGAAAATCTGCAAAAGAGAGCATATTTCTTTGCCATCAAAGTGGACTCCCAGAACTCCCAGCGGAAACATCAAAGAGTCTCCTTTGCAACAGCAGGGCCTGAGCAGTGGGTGAGGCAGAG
- the LOC113309932 gene encoding protein HESO1-like, whose translation MSFYNSLSSTSNSGVLLEISLSEILLAIKPSEDDVTARTQIINELKATVGGMRSKNLRDASVELFGSFVSNLYTRWGDLDISVQLPDDQVYLSTALRDIKGALQRRGIFHIVDFIPGARVPILAVASNRNNIHCDISINNWKGLINSKFLSWITQIDGRFRDMVLLIKEWAKSRNINSPKDGTLNSYSLSLLVIFHFQTCEPAIFPPLKEIYAGNIVKDFRGGRLTVTEERNIHETCNSNIERFRRNLTNVNKSSVSELFVSFFQKFSTIKTMASDRVICTYSGQWEPKRNYFRRSTPILIEDPIDRPENAARAVMYTSHLDKISEACEGTYQKLLSVGCDKTSLISSLVSREVSSKILI comes from the exons ATGAGTTTCTACAACAGTTTATCATCAACATCAAATAGTGGTGTATTACTTGAAATTTCTCTTAGTGAAATACTCCTTGCGATCAAACCATCAGAAGACGATGTAACAGCACGAACGCAAATCATTAATGAGCTCAAAGCTACTGTGGGAGGTATGCGAAGTAAAAATCTAAgag ATGCAAGTGTCGAACTATTCGGGTCATTCGTTTCTAATCTCTATACGAGATGGGGAGATTTGGATATTTCTGTCCAATTACCTgacgatcaagtttatctttcaaCTGCACTTAGAGACATCAAGGGGGCCTTGCAGAGAAGAG GTATTTTTCACATTGTTGACTTTATTCCGGGAGCAAGAGTTCCTATTCTTGCAGTTGCAAGTAACCGCAACAATATTCATTGTGacatatcaatcaacaactggaAGGGCCTAATTAACTCAAAATTCCTCTCATGGATTACTCAAATAGACGGACGTTTCCGGGATATGGTTCTACTG ATCAAGGAATGGGCTAAGTCACGTAATATCAATAGCCCCAAAGATGGAACCTTGAATTCGTACTCCCTTTCTTTGCTGGTTATTTTCCATTTTCAG ACATGTGAACCTGCAATCTTTCCTCCACTTAAGGAAATCTATGCCGGGAATATTGTGAAGGATTTTAGAG GTGGGAGATTAACTGTTACTGAGGAAAGAAACATCCATGAAACATGCAATTCAAACATTGAAAGATTCAGACGGAACTTAACAAATGTGAACAAGAGCTCCGTGTCTGAGctctttgtttcattttttcagAAG TTCTCCACAATCAAGACGATGGCATCAGACAGGGTTATTTGCACTTATTCGGGGCAGTGGGAACCAAAGCGAAACTATTTTCGAAGATCAACTCCTATACTT ATTGAAGATCCGATCGATAGACCCGAAAACGCTGCACGGGCTGTTATGTACACGAGTCATCTAGACAAGATATCTGAAGCATGTGAGGGAACCTACCAAAAGCTTCTTTCAGTTGGCTGTGATAAAACTTCTCTAATTTCTAGTCTAGTGAGCCGTGAAGTCAGCTCGAAAATCTTAATATGA